GACCTGCGTGTTGTTGGAATTGGAAACAATGAATGCGGAGCAGAAGAAGCTCGCGACGACACTTGCTAAGCACGAGGGCGCTTTTGAGGGGCTCGATGTTGTACTTCGGACAATATTCTGTGTGAGTGGGGATCTGGACTCTCTTTTTGATGAGGGGCTGATTGATGAGAATTTATATATTTTGATGGGAACTGCAGAAGTGCGTGTGCCGCCGTTGCGTGAATGCAATGTCGACGTCGGTGTGATGGCGCAGCAATTGGTGGTTGAAGTCGCCCGTGAAAAATCATTAGCGAGTGTTCCTCGGTTCGAACGTTCGGCTCGCGATCTGTTTCGTCAGCATGTATGGGAGCGAAATTTCGAAGAATTACGCGCAACGGTGCGTAAGATTGTGGATCAGAATCCAGGTGATGTGATCACCCACGCGGCTGTCAAATCTGCACTTCGGCTGACTTCCGGGGCATCGCCTCGCACTCTGTTCGAATCGCACCTTTCCAGTCAGCAGGTCGACTATTTACGTGCGGCGGCCATCCTCTTCGGGGGAGATCGCAGTAAGGCAGCTAGCTTTTTCGACACCGATGTGGTATCGATAGACGCGAAGATTAAATAGCTAGGTCGCTGCTTCTTAGGGAATACACAAAGAATATATAGATATATGGCCGGACGAATATTAGTTTTAGACGACGAAGAAAATTACGCAGAAATGCTGCAGGATCTTCTCCGTGAGAATGATTATCGTGTCGATATGGCTACGCGTCCAGAGCGCGCGATCGCTCAGTTGGAAGAGATCCCCTACGATCTGGTGATTTCCGACTATAAGATGCCGGTGATGGACGGGGCTGACTTTTTGAAAAAGGCGCGAGAGCTCTATCCAAATCTACCGTTCATCTTAGTCTCAGGCTTAATGAATACGCCTGAGCTGGTGAAGGTGGCGAATATGAGTGTGACGCTGGTGATGGAAAAGCCGCTGGATACGGAGAGTTTCTTACAGCATGTGGCGCGCTTTTCTGATCCGATGACGGATCTGGAAAAGGAGCAATGCGTGCAGGAGGGAGAATCGGCGGAGGCCGAGGCGGTCGCGCTCAGTTTTCCTGAAGAACCCCGTTTCTTTAGCGCGAGTAGCTTTTTAGCGAATCGATTTTTGCAAAGTGCATGGGGCATCGCAAAGGAGGGCACAGAGTTATATCTGCTGGAGCCGAAAGGGGGCGATGCGGAGCTTGCGGTTAAAGATCTTTCTCGTTGGCGGGGAAATGGTGATATGCCAGTTGATGTGTTTGACTTGCCTACTTCCAATACGCACGCGATTGCTCAATTGCGTGCGGTGCTTGCCGACTTTGAAAAGAGTCGAGTCGTTGGCGTGCGCTTGAAGTCGGTCGATGACGTAACGCAGGCGCGTAAATTAACAGAAGCGGCTCAGCGTGAAGTGGAAGGTTCGGAGTCTTTGCTCATCGTTTATATTGTAACAGTGGATAGTGATGACACGTCTCGGGCAGCATTTGAGGAACTGGCCGGGGAGACGGGGGTGGTTCTGCCCCCAATTTGTCTACGACCGAGTGATGTGGCGGTTTACGCACGTCGAGTGGCTCGTATCGCAGCCGATCGTTCCGGGCGTAGTCGCTCTAGTGAATTTACAGCTGAGGCGGTGTATGCCTTACTCTCTTTTGAGTGGCCGGGTAACTACAAACAGGTGCAGGAGGTTGTGCATTCTGCGGTTAATTCCAGTGCCGATGAATCGATTACGCACAAAGTGCTGTGTGAGGCGCTTGGTGAGTCGATTGAGCTCGTGTCTCCGGATCGTCGGATCGCTACATTAATGAAAGCGGAGCAATGGCGATACCTGCAGGAGCAGATGGAACAAGGTGGGCTGACGGCCGCAGAGCTCGCTAAGAAGCTAGAGCTGGATTCTTCGGTTCAAACTAGAGATGACCTTAAAAAAATGCCACTGCTCCGTGAGGAGCTGAGCCGTATCTGATTTTCTCCAATGATGTTCTTTTCCTTTCCGATAGACTCTTAAATTATGGCTCTTGCTCGTATCCAAACTGCTATCCTGGAGAATCTTCTCCAGATGGGTCATTTGACCGATGCACAATTTAAGAATATCATCGAGACAGATGAGGAAATGTCAGGTGAGGCGGTCGAAGTCTTACTGGCTACCGATTATAAGATTACGCAACACCAGTTGCTATTTGCGAAAAGCCGCGCTTTCGATCTGACTCCGATCAATATTAAGCGCTGCATGGTCACAGAGACCACTTATTCCAAGCTGGATAAGGACTTTTGTAAGGCGAATAAAGTTTTGCCGCTCGGCTTCGCGGGGGATCATATCATTATCGCACTCAGTAATCCCTTTGATCTGCATGTCACTAGTAAGGTGCATGAGATTTCAGGCATGAAGGTCTCTGTCTTGCTGGGCTTGCAGTCAGAAATCGAAAAGATCGTCGATGATAAGGGCGACCAACATCAGGCAGTCGGTTTTGGTGATGTCGTGGAAGCACTGGGTGCTGACTATGAGAGTGAAGAAGATATTGATGAAGACGATTTTTCGGATGAGGATTCCGCACCCATCATCAAATTGGCCAACCGTATCATCGAGGAAGCTTACTTTTCGGGCGCAAGTGACATCCATATTGAGCCATTTGAGAAAGAAACCCGTGTGCGCGTGCGAGTGGATGGTGTTTTGCTCAATCGTCTGACCATACCGACCGCCGCCTCCGGGGCTTTGTTAGCGCGTCTAAAGGTGATGGCGCAACTCGATATTGCGGAGAAGCGGATGCCGCAAGACGGACGTATTATCTTCAAGCAATACAATAAGCGCGGAGTTGATATTGACCTGCGTGTATCGACGGCTCCGCTGAATCACGGTGAGGGGATCGTCATGCGTATCCTAGATAAGCAAAAGAGCACTTTGCCACTGCCTGCACTTGGTTTTTCTGATCGTAATCTCGGGCTTTATCGTGAGTTGATCCAGCGTCCTTATGGTATGATCTTGCACTGTGGACCTACGGGTTCGGGTAAGTCGATGACTCTGTATTCCGCGCTCAATGAGATTAATAACTCCGATATCTGTATTCGCACGGCGGAGGATCCGATCGAATATACTTTGCCGGGGCTGTTACAGATGCAGATGCAGCGTAAGATTGGGCTGACTTTTGCCTCTGCTCTACGCGCCTTCCTGCGGCAAGACCCTGATGTCATTTTGGTGGGGGAAATCCGTGACCGCGAAACCGCTGGTATCGCGGTCGAAGCTGCGCTCACGGGGCACTTGTTGTTCAGCACTTTACACACCAATGACGCGCCGACTACGGTGTCGCGACTGACTGAAATGGGAATCGAGCCATTCATGATCTCGGCCTCTTTGATTTGTGTCTGTGCTCAGCGTCTGATGCGTCGGGTGTGTAAGTCTTGTAAGAAAAATTATATGCCTGAGGGGAATCAAGCAGAGATCATTCAGCGCGCTCTTAGTTGGACTGGAAAGGTGCCGGGGGTGAATGAGGACGGCTGCCCAGCTTGTGGAGGGAATGGATACAAGGGACGTGTCGGTATTCATGAGCTAATGGCAACCAGTGAGGAGTTGATTAAAGCAATTAACGCGGGTGAAGAAGCCGCCGTGATCAAGCGGATCGCCATGCGCACTGGTATGATGACTCTCCACCAAGACAGCATGCTCAAAGTGAAAGAGGGCCTCACCACCATGGAAGAAGCTCTCGGAACGGTGCCGCCTGACATGGAGGAATACGAAATCGACCATAACGTCTAGTTTTCGTCTAGTTTTGCGAGCCAGAGAGCTCCGCGGCTCAGTTGATTGTTCGCGGATTGCCAGCAGGGGGCGATGACTTTGCTTCGGGACTCATTTGTTCGCGATGGCGATATCTTGGTTGCAAGATTGCTCAGGCTCGGCAGCCTGTGAGGCTTCTCTTTTTTGCAGTTATGGAATGGCAATTTAAAACAATCGCGCGCAAGTCGACTCTCAGTGGCGAGGCCTTTAATCCGGGCGATCGGGTCGTCTGTTTGATTTATAAGGACGATCAGGCCGGGGAGTTAGGGCGAGCAGATCTGTTGCCCGATGAAATTGATCATTTCGATTTGCCCGGCGAGGTGCTGGGACGTTGGACGCGTGTAGTTAAGGAGCCCGACGAAGATGGGGTAAATGCGCGCGAGACCATGGCTTCGGCAGAGGATTTTTTCTTCTCACTTTATGAAAATGATCAGCCTGATGCGCAGGAAGAGTCGGACGCGTTGAAACATTTACTCTCGCTTATGCTGGAGCGTAAGCGTGTATTGCGTGCTCTCGGTGATCGCCAGACTTCTGGGGAGCAACGTTATTTGCACGTGAAGAGTAAGCGTCAGTTGCAGGTGCCGATTGTTGATATTTCCAAGGAACTGATGCTCAAAATAGAAGACACCCTTGGTGACCTTATTCTTTAACTGAACACAATATATGCGCCCAATTGCCCTATTACTTTTTCTCATATTCACTAGTCTTGGACTACTATTCGTCGGCTGTAAGAAGGATGCCGCTGAGAATTTATCTGTGCCTCGTTTAATGTTGGAGACGCGAGGGGTCAACTACGGCTCCATTGTCGGGGATACGGCGGTTTTGCCTGTAAGTGGTATGACGATCAGCATCCAAGGGGAGCCAGTGGTCAGTGAGTTTGACATTCGTAATGTTGAATTGGTCAAGGTGGACCGTGGGCTGGCTTTACTTATCCAGGTCGGGGGGCAAGGCGCGCGTGATTTGTATCGGGCGTCCGTCACAAACATGGGGGCACGTATTGTGCTGACGGTGAATGGCAATGCGATCGGAGCCCGGCGTATTGATGGTGCGATTGCAGATGGCAATTTTTATACCTTCGTCGAAGTGGATGATGAGGAAATCGGACCATTGGTCATTGATTTGAAGCGAAGCCTGATTGAGCTTCAGAAGAGCCAGAGTTGGTAGGCCTGTTTCACAATTCACTGCTCTATCCTATGAAGAGACAACAGATCATTCTGCTGCTGGCTTTGCTGGTGCCTTTATTTGTAAGAGCCAATTTGATTTGGCCGACGCCCAATCCTGCCTTTCAAAATGGGGAGTCCATTGAGGCGTATATACAGCCGACTGTTTCCGGTGTGGCTGAGTCGGGGCTTTTTGGCTGTGTGCGCAATAGTGGCAGTCGTTTTCACGAAGGGCTTGATTTATTTCCCGTTAAACGGGATCGCCGCGGTGAACCGCTTGATGCAGTCTATGCGGTGCTACCTGGCAAGGTCGTGCATGCCAGTCGCGTCGCAGGCTACAGCAGCTATGGGCGCTATGTAGTGATCGAGCATGATCAAGAGGTGCCGAGCTATCATACGTTGTATGCACATTTGGCAAGTGTGGCCGATGGTATCATGCCGGGGGCGCGTGTCGAAGCAGGCAGCGTGCTGGGCATCATGGGGCGCTCGGCGACCTATACGATCCCAACTAGTCGGGCACATGTACACTTCGAGATCGGCTTTCGGCTGACGGATGATTTTCAGTCTTGGTATGATCGTCAAAAGTTCGGCAACAAGAACCGGCATGGCAGCTGGAATGGGATGAATTTGGTGAGCATTGATCCGTTGCGATTTTACCAAGCCATTCGACATGGTGAGGCTAAAAACTTGTATGAGCATTTGCAGCGCCTCCCCGCTGTGGCTCGGATCCGTGTGTATAGCGATCGGGTGCCGAGTTTTGTGAGAGATTACCCCGCGTTGGTGACGAAGCCCTTTGCGGGGCAAGCGGTGGTGGCCTGGGATATCGCATTTACTAAATATGGTGTGCCCAAAGAGTGGACGCCACGCTTTGCGAGTGAGCCATTGCAGGGCAGGCCCGGCGACGTGAAAGTGATCGCGTATAACCCGACCTTATTGGAAGAACAGACGTGTCGGCGTGTGTTGAACGTCGGCGGCAGCGCACCGTCGATCGCCTCCGGAACGATCACTACGATTAAGAAGTTGTTCGGTTTCAAATAAGCACTCGGTCGAAATTACGGCTGATGATTCTACCGAGTGCCTAGGTGCCAGAAATTCAATATTGGGCGTTGAACGTTGGATGTTCGACGTTCGCCCCCTCGGGGACCTCGCTCGCGCGAGTTCTCTACGGGTGATGATTCTACCTAGCGATGCCTAGGTGGCAGAAATTCAACATTGGGCGTTGAACGTTGAACGTTGGATGTTCGACGTTCGCCCCCCGGGGACCTCGCTCGCGCGAGTTCTCTACGGGTGATGATTCTACTTAGCGATGCCTAGGTGCCAGAAATTCAATATTGGGCGTTGAACGTTGGATGTTCGACGTTCCCCGGGGACTATTGTGCGGCCTTTTTGACTGCTTTTTTGGCGGCTTTCTTGGCGGCTCGCGGTGCGAATTCGAAACCTATTTTTCCTGTTTCAAAGTCGAGTGTGAGGTGTGCCTTGAATGCGCGCTTGGTGCGTTTGGAGATGAAGCCGTCAAGTAGGGCTGTCTTGCCTTCGGTGAAAAGTTTTTCGACTTCCTCGGGCTGAAGCTCTTTTTGTAGAATGACTTTGCCCAAGCGGAAACCATCGGGTGAGTCCTTGGTCTTGAGTTCGGGTAGGTGGTAGGCCTTGTCAGTCGCGTAGAGCTTTACCTGTTTGCCATCTTTTAAATTCAAGGTCTTGATGACTTGTTCCTCTTTGAGCTCTTCGGCTGTCAGCGCTTCGTCGCCGTCGAAGACAAACTCAGTCTTCCACTTGCCGATCTTGCCTGTCTTGGAGACGGATTGCGCCAGCTTGAGGGCGGCGCTGAACGGTTTGTTGAAGCGAGATACGAAGCCGTCTACCTCAGGTAAGGCTTTGGTGGTGAAGAGTTCGATGGCTTCTGCCTCGCTGAGTTTGCGGCCTGCGATATGCTTGGATACGCGGAAATCGCACTCTTGTTCGCGGCATTCATAGGTGGCGTCGGTCTGTTTCAGACGTGGCGCACCGCAAGCGGGGCAGGGGCACTCTAAGTCGGGGAACACGCGGTTGACCAAGGTCTGCATGTGTGAGCGTGCCTTTTCAACTACATCCGCAGTGAAGCTGTTGATCTCTTGCATGAAGGCGTCGCGCTTGATCTCGCCTTTTTCCATTTTGTTGAGCTTGGCTTCCCAGTCGCCTGTCATGGAAGGAGAGCTGAGGGCCTTAATGTCCATTTCTTCGCACAGCTCGATCAGGCGTAGGCCTTTACCAGTCACGTTGAGGTCGCGTCCATCGCGGGCGATGTATTTTTGGCGTAGCAGGCCTTCAATGGTGGCTGCGCGAGTGGCGGGAGTGCCGAGGCCGCGCTCGGCCATGGCTTCACGCAGTTCGTCGTCGTCGATCAACTTGCCGGCACCTTCCATTGCAGCCAATAGAGTCGACTCGGTGTAACGCGCGGGGGGATTAGTGGTTTTGTCTTCGACTTCGATTGATTCGGTTTGAGCGCTCTCGCCATCGTTTACGGCGACCAGTTCATCCTTGGTGGTGGCGACTCCGGCTACGCGGCCATATACCGCCAGCCAGCCTGGCTTGGTCAATGTCTTACCATTGGTCAGGAAGGTGTCTTTTTCGGTGCCGTGGTTAATGGTTGTGAGGCGTTTGGTGACCTCAAACTCGGCGTGGGGGAAAAATACCGCGATGAAGCGTTTGACCACCATGTCGTAGAGCTTGGACTCTTGTTCGTTGAGTTTGACGACGCGGCCAGTCGGAATGATCGCAAAGTGATCGGAGACCTTGGCATTATTAAAGATGCGCTTATTGAAATTGATGCGTCCTTCTTCGATTGCGTTGGCCGCCCATTCGGCGACTGGGTGCTTGGAGCCGGCCAGCTCGCGCATGGTTTCCTGCACTTTGCTCATGTAGTCCTCCGGCAGATAGCGTGAGTCTGTCCGGGGGTAGGTCAGCATTTTGTGGCGTTCGTAGAGTGCTTGTGCCAGGCCCAGCGTATTCTTCGCGGTGAAGGGAGCTTCGCGTTGCAACGTGGTGAGATCATAGAGTTGCGGCGCGATCTGCTTGGTGGGCTTTTTCTCTTCGGTCACAATGCCTTCTTTGCCCGCGCAACGTTCGCGGATGGTGGTGGCAGTGGCTTTGTCCCAAATGCGTTCAGCGCGGCCGTGTGGCTGTTCCGGGTTCTTTTTCCAGCCCAGATCGATCCACTTGCCCGGGTAGTTGCCCTGAGCGACGGCGAAATCGGCGTGTACTTCCCAGTAGTCTTCGGGGTTGAAGGCTTGGATCTCGCGCTCGCGCTTGGCGAGAATGGCGAGTGTCGGGGTCTGCACGCGGCCTGCCGCGGTGATGTTGAAGCCGCCGTGGCGAGAGCGGAAGCAGGTCAGGGCGCGGGTTGAATTGAGTCCGACCAGCCAGTCCGATTCGGAACGGCATTTGGCGGCATCGGCCAGGTTGGACATTTGCTCGCCCTCGCGTAGCTGCGCCCAGGCTTCCTGGATCGCACTGGTGGTCATGGATTGCATCCACAAGCGCTTGACCGGCTTGTCGATTTTGCCGATGTCCATAATGTATTGGAAGATGAGCTCACCTTCGCGACCGGCGTCACATGCGTTGACGATGACATCGAATTCTTTTTTCTTGGCCAGTCCGAGCACATGTTTCAGGCGGCCGGCGCTTTGCTCGATCGGTTGTAGTTCGAACTTTTCGGGGATGGCGGGCAGCACGTCAAATTTCCAAGGCAGGTTTTTACCATTGGGGCCCGTCGGCATCTTTAGTTCGACGAGGTGCCCCACGGCTGAGGTAATTGCTGCCTGATCGCTTTCGAAATAGGTCGCATCGCGTGATTTTCCCTTTTTGGTAAATTTACCTAGTTCTTTGCTGAGAGCTTTGGAGAGGTCGGTCGCGACGGAAGGTTTCTCGGCGATGATTAAATATTTCATAAACAATAGATACGTTGAAGTCTCTGCAGATCGCAGAGACTTGCTGTTTTTTCGAGAGAAAGCGGTGATTAAATCTGGCGTCAACCTTCTTTCTGGTTTTTGAGATTCGCTTTTTTCTTAACATCCACCTTTTTTGACCTATGCCTTCACTTCGTAGAATCCGTTTTAAGCTCGCTCGGGCGGCGGATGACTTTGCCCAATTTACAGCCGATGTCATCTATGATCGTCGGCACGGGCGTGCGGCTGAGATCATGGGAACCTTTCTCCATGCGCTCTCTTATTTGTTCAGTGGGATCGTGCAATTACGCTGGTATCTCTACGAGCATCGCATCCTGCGTAACAAGCCGCTCGGCTGTATGGTCGTGGTTGTGGGGAATTTGACTGTGGGGGGCACGGGTAAGACGCCGGTGGTCGAGAAATTTGCCCGTACTTTAAATGAGCGGGGCCGCAAAGTCGCCATCTTGAGTCGGGGATATAAGAGTAAAAAGGAGCCATTGCCTAAAAAACTTTGGCGTAAGTTGACTCATGGTGAGGAAGCGCCGCCGAAGATCGTGAGCGACGGTAAGACCGTGTTACTCGATTCTGAGGTGGCAGGCGATGAGCCGTTTATGTTGGCTAAAAATTTGCCCGGGGTGGTGGTGCTCTGTGATAAGAACCGAGTCAAAGCCGGCTCGTTTGCGATCCGTAAATTTGGCTGCGATACCTTGATTCTCGACGATGGCTTTCAATATCTACCGCTCAAGGGGCGGTTGAACTTGCTGTTGGTGGATAAGACCAACCCTTTTGGTAATCAACACCTCTTGCCGCGTGGCATCTTGCGTGAGCCAATCAAGCATCTGTCCCGCGCCAGTTATATTTTTTTGACCAAGTCCGATGGTGTGCGCGATGAGGCCTTGCTAGAGCTGATTCGTGAGCATAATCCGAAAGCAGAAATTATCGAGTGCGCTCATAAGCCTCAATATCTGCAAGCTGTCGGCAGTACTGAAAAGCTGCCGCTGGATGCGCTGGATGGTGCAAAAATCGGGGCCTTTAGTGGGATCGCATCGCCGGAGAGTTTTGAGAGTATGCTCCGTAAGTTCGGGGCCGAGATCCGTTATAATCAACGTTTTCTCGATCACCACCGTTTTACGCGCTACGAGATCGAGCGCCTTTATCGTAAGGCGGGCATGGCGGATCTCGATATGATCGTCACGACTGAGAAAGACGCCGTGCGGCTGTTTGAAGACATCCCAGCGCCCGTGCCTGTGTATTATTTACGCCTCGAAATCGATATCCTCTCGGGAGAGGAGGACTTTGAGGGCGCCACCGAGCGAATTTGCCGTCCGCGCACCCAGCAGCCCTCGATTACCCGTGCCCCTTGGCCAGAATCCTTGAATGAGGCTTGATCTCGCTAGCGGATTTCGACACTTCTTAATGTTTTCCTCATTTACCTAATTATATAGATATGGCTTCCGATTCCGCCACCGCCGAAAGCAAACTTACTGAGAGCACAGTCGAAGACCTTGAGGTCAAAGACGCTCAAATCATTTTTAACTCTGTCTGGGCGAGCCTTGAAGAGGAAAAGGGGGAAGAGAACCTACGCTTCCCCAAGGAGATCTTTTGGCTCAATGGGGCACCCGGCGCAGGTAAGGGCACCAATACAAATTTCATTATGCAGTATCGCGATCTCACTGCGCCTCCGTTGGTGGTGAGTGGACTGCTCAAAAGCCCTGAAGCGCAGAAGATGAAAGATGCCGGCATGTTGGTCGGTGACCGCGAAGTGATCGAGATTATGCTGCGTAAGCTGCTCGATCCGATTTATAAGACTGGCGCCGTAGTCGATGGTTTTCCCCGCACTAAGGTGCAGGTGGAGTGTGTGAAGCTGCTCTATCAGAAACTGATCGACCTGCGTAACAAGTTTAAGGAGACACTGTTTTCGGAGCATTTTAAGAAGCCTCATTTCCATATCGTGGTGCTCTTTATCGATGAAAAAGAGAGCGTGAAGCGCCAGATCAATCGTGGTTTGGAGGCGCAAGCACACAACGAAGAGGTGATTGAGTCTGGTGTCGGTGAGCTGGAAGAACTGCGTCCGACCGATCTCGACCCTAAGGCCGCGCTCAATCGCTATCGTACATTTAAGGAAAAAACCTACGGTGCTCTGAAAGATCTGCGGGAAATTTTCTTCTACCACTTCATTAATGCCCACGGTTCGCTCGAAGTGGTGCGCCAGCGTATCGACGATGAGCTTCGCTACCAGGGCTCGCTGGAACTCGACGAGAATACGTATGACCGCATCTCCAGCCTGCCGGTTGCGATGTCGATCTCCAAACATGCGCGTCAGGATTTAGTCGACCGTCTCGATGCCTATGTGGAGCGACAAGAGGGGCTATTTATGCAGGTTGTCGAGCTCATTCGGCGGGATTTTATGCCGATCATTGAGCGCCACGCGATCTCTGGCTCGGCCGTCGTGAATACCGAAAGCGGGATTTTGCACAATCCGGATGCGCTTGCCATGTTGATCGATATTTTCTCGGAGCGTGGCTATCATGCCACGGTGGATATTCATCGTGAGGAGATCCCGGATTCAATCGATCCCAAGACCTTTAAGATTAAAACCCGAATCAAGCTGATCTATCGCGTGCGTGTGCAGTTTAAGGGCTCTGAAATTCGTCGCGGTCGCTAGCATAGCATAGGATAGCATTGGATGTGCGTTGATCGTCATTCCAAAGTATTGGTAAATGAGTTGAATCGTGCGATTCGGGTTCGACCTTCTTTAAAAATTGCTCAAGCTGCGCGTTATGGATTCCGAACATGTTGTTTATCGCTTTGAACTGAAAGATCGTGAGATCGAGTTTAATGTGGCGACGCGCCCTGGCCAGGTGGACAAAGACGAGGCGCATCCTGAGTGGGCGCGTCTAGGCTATAAACAATGTAAATGCTGCCCGCTGAAGGAGAGCGAGTGTGCCTACTGTCCCGCGGCGACCCGCATCAACGAAGTGATCGAAGCCTTTGCCGACAGTCAGTCGATCGAG
The nucleotide sequence above comes from Coraliomargarita algicola. Encoded proteins:
- the lpxK gene encoding tetraacyldisaccharide 4'-kinase — translated: MPSLRRIRFKLARAADDFAQFTADVIYDRRHGRAAEIMGTFLHALSYLFSGIVQLRWYLYEHRILRNKPLGCMVVVVGNLTVGGTGKTPVVEKFARTLNERGRKVAILSRGYKSKKEPLPKKLWRKLTHGEEAPPKIVSDGKTVLLDSEVAGDEPFMLAKNLPGVVVLCDKNRVKAGSFAIRKFGCDTLILDDGFQYLPLKGRLNLLLVDKTNPFGNQHLLPRGILREPIKHLSRASYIFLTKSDGVRDEALLELIREHNPKAEIIECAHKPQYLQAVGSTEKLPLDALDGAKIGAFSGIASPESFESMLRKFGAEIRYNQRFLDHHRFTRYEIERLYRKAGMADLDMIVTTEKDAVRLFEDIPAPVPVYYLRLEIDILSGEEDFEGATERICRPRTQQPSITRAPWPESLNEA
- a CDS encoding nucleoside monophosphate kinase is translated as MASDSATAESKLTESTVEDLEVKDAQIIFNSVWASLEEEKGEENLRFPKEIFWLNGAPGAGKGTNTNFIMQYRDLTAPPLVVSGLLKSPEAQKMKDAGMLVGDREVIEIMLRKLLDPIYKTGAVVDGFPRTKVQVECVKLLYQKLIDLRNKFKETLFSEHFKKPHFHIVVLFIDEKESVKRQINRGLEAQAHNEEVIESGVGELEELRPTDLDPKAALNRYRTFKEKTYGALKDLREIFFYHFINAHGSLEVVRQRIDDELRYQGSLELDENTYDRISSLPVAMSISKHARQDLVDRLDAYVERQEGLFMQVVELIRRDFMPIIERHAISGSAVVNTESGILHNPDALAMLIDIFSERGYHATVDIHREEIPDSIDPKTFKIKTRIKLIYRVRVQFKGSEIRRGR
- a CDS encoding GspE/PulE family protein, whose protein sequence is MGHLTDAQFKNIIETDEEMSGEAVEVLLATDYKITQHQLLFAKSRAFDLTPINIKRCMVTETTYSKLDKDFCKANKVLPLGFAGDHIIIALSNPFDLHVTSKVHEISGMKVSVLLGLQSEIEKIVDDKGDQHQAVGFGDVVEALGADYESEEDIDEDDFSDEDSAPIIKLANRIIEEAYFSGASDIHIEPFEKETRVRVRVDGVLLNRLTIPTAASGALLARLKVMAQLDIAEKRMPQDGRIIFKQYNKRGVDIDLRVSTAPLNHGEGIVMRILDKQKSTLPLPALGFSDRNLGLYRELIQRPYGMILHCGPTGSGKSMTLYSALNEINNSDICIRTAEDPIEYTLPGLLQMQMQRKIGLTFASALRAFLRQDPDVILVGEIRDRETAGIAVEAALTGHLLFSTLHTNDAPTTVSRLTEMGIEPFMISASLICVCAQRLMRRVCKSCKKNYMPEGNQAEIIQRALSWTGKVPGVNEDGCPACGGNGYKGRVGIHELMATSEELIKAINAGEEAAVIKRIAMRTGMMTLHQDSMLKVKEGLTTMEEALGTVPPDMEEYEIDHNV
- the topB gene encoding DNA topoisomerase III produces the protein MKYLIIAEKPSVATDLSKALSKELGKFTKKGKSRDATYFESDQAAITSAVGHLVELKMPTGPNGKNLPWKFDVLPAIPEKFELQPIEQSAGRLKHVLGLAKKKEFDVIVNACDAGREGELIFQYIMDIGKIDKPVKRLWMQSMTTSAIQEAWAQLREGEQMSNLADAAKCRSESDWLVGLNSTRALTCFRSRHGGFNITAAGRVQTPTLAILAKREREIQAFNPEDYWEVHADFAVAQGNYPGKWIDLGWKKNPEQPHGRAERIWDKATATTIRERCAGKEGIVTEEKKPTKQIAPQLYDLTTLQREAPFTAKNTLGLAQALYERHKMLTYPRTDSRYLPEDYMSKVQETMRELAGSKHPVAEWAANAIEEGRINFNKRIFNNAKVSDHFAIIPTGRVVKLNEQESKLYDMVVKRFIAVFFPHAEFEVTKRLTTINHGTEKDTFLTNGKTLTKPGWLAVYGRVAGVATTKDELVAVNDGESAQTESIEVEDKTTNPPARYTESTLLAAMEGAGKLIDDDELREAMAERGLGTPATRAATIEGLLRQKYIARDGRDLNVTGKGLRLIELCEEMDIKALSSPSMTGDWEAKLNKMEKGEIKRDAFMQEINSFTADVVEKARSHMQTLVNRVFPDLECPCPACGAPRLKQTDATYECREQECDFRVSKHIAGRKLSEAEAIELFTTKALPEVDGFVSRFNKPFSAALKLAQSVSKTGKIGKWKTEFVFDGDEALTAEELKEEQVIKTLNLKDGKQVKLYATDKAYHLPELKTKDSPDGFRLGKVILQKELQPEEVEKLFTEGKTALLDGFISKRTKRAFKAHLTLDFETGKIGFEFAPRAAKKAAKKAVKKAAQ
- a CDS encoding response regulator, with translation MAGRILVLDDEENYAEMLQDLLRENDYRVDMATRPERAIAQLEEIPYDLVISDYKMPVMDGADFLKKARELYPNLPFILVSGLMNTPELVKVANMSVTLVMEKPLDTESFLQHVARFSDPMTDLEKEQCVQEGESAEAEAVALSFPEEPRFFSASSFLANRFLQSAWGIAKEGTELYLLEPKGGDAELAVKDLSRWRGNGDMPVDVFDLPTSNTHAIAQLRAVLADFEKSRVVGVRLKSVDDVTQARKLTEAAQREVEGSESLLIVYIVTVDSDDTSRAAFEELAGETGVVLPPICLRPSDVAVYARRVARIAADRSGRSRSSEFTAEAVYALLSFEWPGNYKQVQEVVHSAVNSSADESITHKVLCEALGESIELVSPDRRIATLMKAEQWRYLQEQMEQGGLTAAELAKKLELDSSVQTRDDLKKMPLLREELSRI
- a CDS encoding M23 family metallopeptidase: MKRQQIILLLALLVPLFVRANLIWPTPNPAFQNGESIEAYIQPTVSGVAESGLFGCVRNSGSRFHEGLDLFPVKRDRRGEPLDAVYAVLPGKVVHASRVAGYSSYGRYVVIEHDQEVPSYHTLYAHLASVADGIMPGARVEAGSVLGIMGRSATYTIPTSRAHVHFEIGFRLTDDFQSWYDRQKFGNKNRHGSWNGMNLVSIDPLRFYQAIRHGEAKNLYEHLQRLPAVARIRVYSDRVPSFVRDYPALVTKPFAGQAVVAWDIAFTKYGVPKEWTPRFASEPLQGRPGDVKVIAYNPTLLEEQTCRRVLNVGGSAPSIASGTITTIKKLFGFK